DNA from Halomonas sp. GFAJ-1:
TCCCCCCGCTATCAGTGCTAAAACAGGCGCGGTATAACACATTTTCAGACGCAGTTTACTGAGTAACTTATGGCGTTTTTGCTGTTCTTTAGACATGGCACCCACCTCTTATCACTGTTGTTATTCGAGCGCTGACCCACACCGCAGCCGCTCTATTTATTTTTTGCTTGTCTTTGTTGTGTGTTGTTGTTGAGTAACACCTATTGGTGACGGCCAAGGCAAAACCCTTACACCCCCATGACTTAAAAACTGCCCAATATGAATAAAACGAAAAAATTGACCATTGCTATTTCTGTACTCAACGTTCCATAATCAAGTCAAGCCAAACCGCTGAACAAACCGGGGCATAACCCAACATTCAGAAGGAGATTGAATAAATGACGGATTTCACACTGCACACAACCGATACCGCGCCAGAAGAAGCCAAAGCGAACTTGCAGGCGGCAGAGAAGAAAATGGGCTTTCTGCCCAATATATTCGCCAAAATGGCAGAAGCACCAACGCTGCTAGAAGCCTACTTGGCACTCGACGGGATTTACGCTAAAACCAGCCTTAGCCCGGTAGAGCAACAAGCCGCACTGCTCGCGATCAGCGCTGACAATCACTGTGCTTTTTGCGTTGCTGCCCACACCGGCGGGATCAAAAAAGCCGGTGCCGATGATGCAACTGTTAAAGATTTACGCGCCCGTACGACCCCAAACGATGCTAAGTTGGCAGCGGTAACTCGCTTTGCCCGCCACTTGAATGCTCAGCGCGGCTGGGCCGAACAAGCCGAGTTAGACGCGTTTTTGGAAGCCGGTTTCACGCAACAACAAGTACTCGAACTGGTTATCGCTTGTGCGTTGAAAACGCTTTCAAACTACACTAACCATGTTGCAGGCACCCCGCTCAACGAAGAGCTTAAGCCACTCGCCTGGGAAGCCCCAACGTCATAACGTAAGCGCAGCGTCCGATGGTCGTTAAGGCGGCTATCCGTTGTATTTAAAAACACTCGTCTGAGTGCTCTTCTGGGGACGCATGTGAACACTGACACTCTTTCCATTGAAGGCCATATCGCTGCCCTAAGGCCGAAGCTAATTGCGTTTGCACGGCTGCAGTTGCGAGATAGTGTTGCCGCTGAAGACACGGTTCAAGACACCCTTATCGTCGCACTGGAGAAGCACGACGCTTTCGCTGGGCGTTCAGCGTTTGAAACCTGGGTATTTGGCATTTTAAAAAACAAAATTCTTGAGCGTATACGCTACGAACGACGTTACTGTTCTTGGCAAGATGGTTCTTGGCAAAACAGTGAGCAGAGTGATGAAGATGCTTTCGAGAATTTGTTTCAAGACAATGGGCGTTGGCAACCGGCACATAGGCCTCAATCCTGGGGCAACCCAGATCAAGTTCTTGAAAACGCCTCCTTTTGGAAGTTATTAGACACCTGTTTACTAGTACTACCCGACAGCACAGCCCGCGTATTTACGATGCGTGAACTTATGGGGCTCACCACCCAGGAAATTTGCGACGCACTTTCGCTAAGCGATGCTAACTGCTGGGTGATGCTACACCGCGCTAGGTTGAAGCTACGCGCCTGTATCGAAAAAGGGTGGTTAACATAAAATGAAAAAGAAGACGGCAAAAACTCCGCCTCGCCGCAAGCCAGCAAAGCGTCGGTTAATGAGAGTAGCTCGCAAACTACTGGTAGCGCTTGCATTTCTAGCAGTGCCTATCGCTTGGCTGATCGTAAACGAACGCACTGCCAGCGCCGAATCAGACCTTAGCGTTCTTGGCGGTGGAACGCCGGTCGCCGTGCAAATTCATGATCATAGCTGCCCGCTTTGCCAGCGCTTAAAAGCCAATGCTGAAGACGCATTAGCTCAAATGGATGCTCCGCCCGCTTGGCGTATTGTGGACATTAACACCACAAAAGGCGCTGACTTTGCCAACCAATATGGCGTTGGTCACGTAACGATTCTGCTCTTTGATGGGCAAGGAAATCGCCAGGATACGATTCAAGGGGTCACCAGCACGCCTTCGTTGCGCTCGTCTTTTGAACAGTTAACGGCCTCACGTCGCTAGCGTCATAACGTTTTTCAACCTCAGTGGCTAGCCTTTTTCAGGCCCTTTATCCTTTATATAGTGGCTCGATGTAAGGAAAAGCGCTTAGCAAACACTGAACCCAAAAGATTCAGCGCTGACGGTTAGTATCCACGGCCAGTGCAGAATTTTCGCCTGGTGAAAGGAGAGCCACATTATGATTATGTGCCGTGAGGCGACGCGCTTAATGTCACTCAAACAGGATAAAACGCTTAGTTTCCGTGAGAAGGCATCACTGGGGTTTCATCTCTCTATGTGTGGCGCCTGCCGAGCCTGTGCTCGCCAGTTCGACCTGTTACATAAAATAGGTAGCCACCACCCCGCATCGCCAGACAAGCCAAACAGCGATAGTGATCCTTATGAGCCGCGCTAGTGCCCTAACGGTTCTAACCGCGGCCATAGCGTGCCTGTTCGCCATACCGTTTTCAGCAGCCCATGCCCAAGCGATTCACTTCTCGCCTAACCAGATCATGACCTGGCCTACGCGTAGTTTTTCCGGTGAAACCCATTACGACATTGTTGAAAAATCGGTTCACTGGAGCACGAAGCGTTTCAAGCTCTATTGATCAGTTAGCCCTAGAATCTCCTAACTGATGCATAAAAAAAGCCAGCACCGAAAAGTGCTGGCCTACGATTTTGACACACTCGACCTAGCGCAATGTTGTTTTACGCAGGTAAGGCAGAACCGCATCAAACTCACCAAACTTCTGCTTGGCGTCTTCATCCGACACACTTGGCGGGATAATCACATCTTGGCCGACGGTCCAATCAGCAGGTGTGGCCACACCATGTTTTGCGTTAGTTTGGAGGGCATCAAGGGCACGCAAGATTTCCGCAAAGTTGCGCCCCACGGTCATCGGATACGTCATGGAAAGTTTCAGTTGCTTGTCCGGGCCAATAATAAACACCGAACGCACGGTGGCGCTATCAGCCGGCGTGCGGCCATCGGGCAGATAAGCATCTTCCGGCAGCATGTCGAAGAGTTTAGAAACGTTTAGCCCTTCGTCGGCAATAATCGGGAAGCCCACCGTGCTGCCGCTAAACTTTTCAATATCCCCCGCCCAGCGTTTGTGGTCTTCCACACCATCGACAGAAACGCCAATGACCTTGGTGCCACGTTTTTCCCATTCCGCACTTAACGTAGCAACCGCACCAAACTCGGTAGTGCAGACCGGCGTGAAATCTTTCGGGTGAGAAAACAGGATCGCCCAGCTATCGCCAATCCACTCATGAAAACGGATAGGGCCTTGGCTGGTTTCTGCTTCGAAATCAGGTACGACTGCATTGATACGTAATGACATTATCTCTCCTTAACAGGCTTCACGGCACACTGCTACTTTTCCGATTTTGGTGTTCTTCACTTGTTAAGACAACCCACGTTTATCACTCGTTCACGGCTATTGGGGCTGCATGTCTTTTATTACCAGCGTGAATTACCACTGCCACTCACAGCGTGCCACTGCATCGTGGGCATGCAGGCTCTCAGCATGTACCACCTTAAGCTGGAACCCATCGATATAATCCATTTTTCTAAGCACATTATCCAGGCGCTTAGCGGCGTCTTCGCAAAACATTAGGTTTTGCCCATTCGCAAGCGCAAAGGCTTGCTCATCAATGCGCTTCACCGCGGTTTGCAACGCTGTCCCTAGGGCTTTCTCGATACGTTCCACAACTGCTTCCAGCGGTATATCGGCGTTACCGTTTAACCGCACCGAGCAGTGAGCGTGACTGCGCTGGCTGTGAGGCGTGGCTAAAATCCCTTCCTCGCTGCCTAACCAGGCAAGCACAGCCTGTTTAGAGAGTGGAATATCGTCAAAATCCGCTGTAAAAGCCTGCTGAATTAATTGCCGGGCTAATGCAGCTGAACAGGGGCACGTTGACGAATAGCCAACGGCTACCTCTAATTCCAGTTGAAATCCTAACGGGGTAAGCTGGCCATGCAGCGTAAACGGATAACTCTTCCACCCCGCTAGGGGACTAATAAGGGCCTCCCGCTTAAGTAGCACATCCCCGCTAAACATGAGGTATGCATGTGTTGATAACCCTTGATGGCTCTCTAAAAAAGCACCGAGAACACGCTGAATTGATGCTTGTGAAAGAGGTTGATGCTCTAAGGATTCAAGTGCCGTATAGAGCCGCGACATGTGGATGCCACGCGCCTCGGCTGCCTCAAGACTGACGCCCGCTGAAACCTTGGCATTGACTTGGCTTCCAGCCAACACGACAGGCAGCGCAATGCCCTCCATCCCCACCCAGGAAAGAGTGCCCGGTAATTGGGCAGTTTGTTGGGCAATATCGGGTAACGTAACCGCCGTCATTTTACGACCTCATTAGATGGTGTGAAAAATGAATAAAGCTCGGCCACCGTGGCTGGCGCCACGTTTTGGGTAATAAACACAAACCGTGAAATACGATCGCTCACGCTGTTAAGTGGCAGCGGCGCCGGTGGGTGAAAAATGTGCTGAACGCCATGCAGCGCCAAGGGCGCTTCACGGTCAGTCAGGTGAACTACCGCTTTCATACGCAGCATTTTTTCACCCATTAATGACATCACTATATCCAGCCAATTCTCTAGCACCTCCGGGGTAATACGCGCCTCAACACAAAAGCAAAACGCATTGATATGCTCCCCATGGCGAGTGAGCGTCGGCTGGCTGTTTGGTTGGGTTAACGTAGCAACCGTGCTATTTGGCTTACCCTCACCAGGGGTGTGAGGAGCTGCATAATGCGCGTGATAGCTGGCCGCCTTTAACCACTGGTTCACTTGATAGCCTTGTGACGCCCCACGGTATAACCCGGCACCTACCAGTAAGTCGGGCGCGAGATTGCCATTGATTACCTGCCACTGCTCAGCGGCCGGGTTAATCTTAGCTAGCTGATTGGCTAAATAGCCCAAACGCCCTTCATCGGCTAAGTCCGTCTTGGTAATAAGCAGCCTGTCCGCTACCGCCACCTGCCGCTGTGACTCTCGATGCGCTTGCAGCGTTGCTTCCCCGTTGGCGGCATCCACACAGCACACCACGCTATCTAGCTGAAAACGATGGGCAAGCCAGTGGTCGGTCATTAACAGCTGCAAAATAGGCGCGGGGTCGGCAAGCCCAGTGGTTTCGATCACTACACGGGAGGGTGGCGGCTTACCTTTTGCCAGCAGTTCATCTATCGCCTGTTGTAGCGTACGGCTTAAATCGCCTCGCAATGTGCAGCACAAACAGCCACTACTCATCTCTACGACCGCTTGCTCGTCGCTTTGGGTAATCAACTGGTGGTCTAAGCCAATATCGCCAAACTCATTGATCACCACCAGCGTATTTTGCATAGAAGCTTGGCGAACCCAACGGTTGAGCAGCGTGGTTTTACCGCTCCCTAAGAACCCGGTAAGCACATTCACCGGCGTTAGCGTCGTAAACTGCATTACTCCCCCCGCGCTTTGCGGTAATGGTGCTCTTTTTGCTCTTGGCGCTCTTTTGCTTCTATGCAGAGCTTTGCCGTTGGACGAAACAGCAGCCGTGGAATGCCAATGGGCTCGCCAGTCTCTTCACAGTAGCCGTACTCCCCGCTTTCAATGCGCTTTAGCGCCGCATCAATGTTAATGATTAGCCTGCTTTCTCGGTCGGCTTGGCGCAGCGCTAGACGTAGCTCCTCTTCAAACGACGCCTGGTCTGCCTCATCGCTGTCGCGTTCATGGGAGGCGATAGCCGCTTTGACCTCTCTTAGGTGCGACGTTAGCTCCTCGCGCTCGTCTAATAAACGCTGCTTAAAAAACGCCAGCTGTGCGGCGTTCATATAGTCACTTTCAGGTTGTGCCAAAAGCGCACTCTCCTGCACTTTTTGCATGGAGGCGGGCGTCGCGTTGGTGTCTGATTCACTAGGGGATAGATGAGTATCACGTTGCAATGGGTGGCCTCCTTTTGATAAAAACGTTATAACATAACAAATAAAGTACTTCGACTCATACTTCCCTAGGAGCTTTGCTATGCCTACCCCCTATTCAACGACAGCGACTACCCTAGATGTATACCCAAACGCCGCGATAGATAGTGACATCAGCGTGCTGCCGCGTATTTTTGAAGAACACATTAGCATTGCTATTTTCAAACGCACGCTGCCCGCTGAAATAGCGATAAGCGCAAATGCCCAGTGCCAAACTAGCCGCGATTGGCAGTACGGATGGCTAGGCAGCCCAACAGACGCACTGAGAGAAGACCTCTACCGCAAACTTCCAGAACCCTCAGCAGGGGATGCACTGATTGAGGATATTGCGACGGTTGCCGAAGCCATCGCTTATCTCTTTGATACCGACACCGTCGGCATTCGGCTACGCTTATTAACCGCCGCCATGTGCCCGCGTTTTCACTGCGATAACCTCCCTGTGCGCTTAGTCGCCACCTACGCGGGCCCTGGCAGCGAATGGCTGCCCGAACACGCCGTTAACCGTGCAGGACTAGGCGCCCCTGCGCCCAACCGCCCAGAGATCGTACGCGATAGCCACGCCATTCAGCGTATGCAAGCAGGCGACATTGGATTGATAAAAGGCAGCGGCTGGGAAGGCAGTGAAGAGCGCGGTTTAGTGCACCGCAGCCCAGCACTTAGTGCGGGCCAAAAGCGGTTACTGCTTACTATTGACCCGGCTTAACCTTCTTCCATTATATGGTCCACCCAACGCGCCTTCGCTGCACCACGCGGACATAAAAGAGCGCCGCTAAAGAAGTCGAAAAAATCGCATCAGCACTTAAATCAGCACTTAAACACCACAGCACTTAAACACCACAGCGCTAAGGCCAGGATGGCACGATACTAGCGTCGACTTTCGCCACCCGGTCGCCCTGGTAAAACACGCAGCAAGCGCAGCCCCCATAACAGCATACCCATGGCCACATGGGTTATAATTAGCATCGGCGCGAAGGGCTGGTCCCACCAAAGGCTCAACCACCAAGCGGCCATAAAAGTAATGAGCCCAAGCAATATAGTGCGTTGTATCCAGTGCTGCAGGCAGCGAGCCTGTAGCGCACTCATCCAGGCGGGAAACAGCAGCGTCGATAGCGCCGCAGGAACGCCAAACACCATAGCTCCCATGACAATCACTGCCACCAGCCACCCAGCCTCTAAAAGTCGCGCGGATAAGCTGGGTGTGACCCACGACGCCACGTTAGGCGCTAACTGCCCCCGCAACCATGTCCGCCTAAGTGTCCAGAACAGCAGCAGTGAAACCAGCGTTAAGCCGATGACTGCCCATGTGTCCGAAGGCACCACAAAATAGAGCTGACCCTCCGCCCAACGCGCTGCCGCTAAGCTAGCTTGCGGTGCGTTGGCGGCCAGCAGTGTCACTAGTGCTAAACCAGCCAAAAAGCTCGCTAGCGCTGCATGCTCCGCTTGTCGTTGCACCCGCAGTAGCCACATCATCGCCCCGCTTACCCCTAACGCTATAGGGAGAACCGGCCAAGACAGCGCCGATGCTGCGACACCGCCAACCGCCGCCCACTGGCTGAGCGCCAGCGCCTGCCAAGCAGATCCTTTCAGGAACAGCCCAACACCTGCTAATGCAAGCAACAGCGTCATGCCAACACCTGTCAGCAGCGGCAGCCAGAGCATGTCAGGCAGCATCCAAACACGCCTCCAATGGCAGTGACTTGGCACCACAGGCGTCGATCATGCCACGGTCGTGACCGGTCATGAGCAGCGTGACATTTTGAGAAAGCTCTTTCATCAGCTCAACGGCTATCTGCTTAACCGCCTGATCCAGATGGTTCGCCGGCTCATCCAACATCACTAGATGCGGTACTTTAACGCCTGCGCCTGCAGGGGGTGTTAATGCAGCCGCCAGCCTCAAAAGCTGCCATTGCCCCCCGCTAAGGGAGTCAATCCGCTTCGGCAGCAGTGCCGCTAAACGCGGAAGTTCAGGCGGCACAATGCCCATGGCAGCAAACCAGTCATGACCTGAAAGCGGCCAGGGGTCGCGGCGCATACTCTCCTGAGCCAGCAGCATCAGTGTCAGCTTTGGATAGCGCCAAAAATCGCCGGAAAACACCGCTACTTGACCAGCAATCGCTTTGAGCAGTAGTGACTTACCACTGCCATTCGGCCCAGTAATCGCAAGCCTTGCCCCCATGGGGATGATCAAACTCAACGGCCCTACCAAGGCACGCTCCACACCGAGCGATGCTTGATCTAGCGCCACAATCACATCAGCACTTGGCATTTAGTGCGCCTCCAGCGCGTCGACCCATGTTCGCATCAGGGTGAGATACCCCTCTAGCGTTGGTGTCTGTGGTTCTAAAGGGACGCTTGACGCGGGCCATGCCAGGTAACGTTGCAAAAACTCCGCCCCCCTAGCGGGCTGAAAGTTGGCGTAGAGCACGCGGCCAGCTGTGCCTTGCAACTCGTCAACTAGCTCGCGTAGATGGCGTGCTCCTGGTGGAATACCTGGCGCAGGTTCCAGGTACCCCACTACGTTTACCGGCAACCACTCTTCCAAGTAGTCAAGATCTTCGTGGTAAACCACGATGCGCTGCTCAGCCACGCCCGCTGCGAGCTCTTTCGCTTCATCATGCAGGGCTCTTGCCAAGACGTCCGCGCGGGAACGGTAATCCTCGGCATGCTCTGGATCCAGCTGCGCTAATCGACGTGCCAATGCCTCACCCAGCGTCGCCATGCGCAGTGGGTCGACGTTGAAATGCGGATTCCCTTCAGCGTGCACATGTCCAACGTTCGGACCATCCATGGTGATAGAGCGCCTAAGCGGTAAAATATTGGCGCTAACAAAGTGTGTGTCACGACCACTATTCACCGCTGGGTTCGCAGCACCGCGTTGAGCTGCAGGGAGCCAGCCCTCCTCTAGGCCCGCTCCCACCTCCAGCAGCACATCGGCCCGACGCAGCGCCGCCATAAAGCTGGGGCGCGCGTCCAGGTAGTGGGCATCGCGGTCTGGGGCAGCCAACACGGTCACCGATACCTGATCCCCACCTACTTCGTTAGCTAACATACCGAGACTTGCCGTCGTCGCAACGATATTAAGTGTCGCCAGCGCTGGGAACGGCAGGCTTATTAACAGCGTTAGGGCGAGAGCCCCAACGCTGCGCTTTAGCATAAGTCGCATTTAACGCTCCTTAGAAACGGTGGGCGCCGTGTGCCCCTAGTGCCACATTGACCTGGAACATTAGCTCCAAGCCGCGATCACGCTCGCCATTGTTGGCGGCAAAGTCGTTGTGGCTCAGCTGAGTGCGTAAAAACACCTGCTCAACAGGGCGAAACGTCACTTGGGCACTATGCCGATAAGAGGTGCTAAGCGACTCTACTTCCGTAGGATGAAAGTCGACCACTTTATTGGTCAGACCCAATGCCTCGGTGCGCAAGCCTGCCTGCCAACGGGGCGCTACGCCATAAACAGCTTCTAGGTACATTCCATCCTGGCGCTCACGGTGGCGGTCCCGCTGCTCCCAGTTGCCATGCTCAACGTACTCGTCAAGATTGCGCCAAACGTGGAAGTATTCACTGGTAACACGCCAGTCGCCTTGGCCATAGGAGCGCCCGGCATCGTAACGGTAAGCAAGGTCTAAACCTGCAAACCAAGCATCGCCTTCAAGCGCATGAGCGTGATGGCCGTGATCTTCTACACGAGCTACCTGACGGTTATAACCAGTCGACGCGCCTAATTGCAGGGCGTGGTCTGCTCCAAGATCTGGCCCTGTTTTCACAAAGGCAGTAAATAGCGTTGGCGCACTATACTCTGAATAAGGGGCACCGCCATGGCTGTGTCCGTGCCCGTGATCGTTAT
Protein-coding regions in this window:
- a CDS encoding carboxymuconolactone decarboxylase, with translation MTDFTLHTTDTAPEEAKANLQAAEKKMGFLPNIFAKMAEAPTLLEAYLALDGIYAKTSLSPVEQQAALLAISADNHCAFCVAAHTGGIKKAGADDATVKDLRARTTPNDAKLAAVTRFARHLNAQRGWAEQAELDAFLEAGFTQQQVLELVIACALKTLSNYTNHVAGTPLNEELKPLAWEAPTS
- a CDS encoding RNA polymerase subunit sigma, which codes for MNTDTLSIEGHIAALRPKLIAFARLQLRDSVAAEDTVQDTLIVALEKHDAFAGRSAFETWVFGILKNKILERIRYERRYCSWQDGSWQNSEQSDEDAFENLFQDNGRWQPAHRPQSWGNPDQVLENASFWKLLDTCLLVLPDSTARVFTMRELMGLTTQEICDALSLSDANCWVMLHRARLKLRACIEKGWLT
- a CDS encoding peroxidase, whose amino-acid sequence is MSLRINAVVPDFEAETSQGPIRFHEWIGDSWAILFSHPKDFTPVCTTEFGAVATLSAEWEKRGTKVIGVSVDGVEDHKRWAGDIEKFSGSTVGFPIIADEGLNVSKLFDMLPEDAYLPDGRTPADSATVRSVFIIGPDKQLKLSMTYPMTVGRNFAEILRALDALQTNAKHGVATPADWTVGQDVIIPPSVSDEDAKQKFGEFDAVLPYLRKTTLR
- a CDS encoding GTP cyclohydrolase, producing MTAVTLPDIAQQTAQLPGTLSWVGMEGIALPVVLAGSQVNAKVSAGVSLEAAEARGIHMSRLYTALESLEHQPLSQASIQRVLGAFLESHQGLSTHAYLMFSGDVLLKREALISPLAGWKSYPFTLHGQLTPLGFQLELEVAVGYSSTCPCSAALARQLIQQAFTADFDDIPLSKQAVLAWLGSEEGILATPHSQRSHAHCSVRLNGNADIPLEAVVERIEKALGTALQTAVKRIDEQAFALANGQNLMFCEDAAKRLDNVLRKMDYIDGFQLKVVHAESLHAHDAVARCEWQW
- a CDS encoding cobalamin biosynthesis protein P47K, translating into MQFTTLTPVNVLTGFLGSGKTTLLNRWVRQASMQNTLVVINEFGDIGLDHQLITQSDEQAVVEMSSGCLCCTLRGDLSRTLQQAIDELLAKGKPPPSRVVIETTGLADPAPILQLLMTDHWLAHRFQLDSVVCCVDAANGEATLQAHRESQRQVAVADRLLITKTDLADEGRLGYLANQLAKINPAAEQWQVINGNLAPDLLVGAGLYRGASQGYQVNQWLKAASYHAHYAAPHTPGEGKPNSTVATLTQPNSQPTLTRHGEHINAFCFCVEARITPEVLENWLDIVMSLMGEKMLRMKAVVHLTDREAPLALHGVQHIFHPPAPLPLNSVSDRISRFVFITQNVAPATVAELYSFFTPSNEVVK
- a CDS encoding RNA polymerase-binding protein DksA, whose translation is MQKVQESALLAQPESDYMNAAQLAFFKQRLLDEREELTSHLREVKAAIASHERDSDEADQASFEEELRLALRQADRESRLIINIDAALKRIESGEYGYCEETGEPIGIPRLLFRPTAKLCIEAKERQEQKEHHYRKARGE
- a CDS encoding ABC transporter — its product is MLPDMLWLPLLTGVGMTLLLALAGVGLFLKGSAWQALALSQWAAVGGVAASALSWPVLPIALGVSGAMMWLLRVQRQAEHAALASFLAGLALVTLLAANAPQASLAAARWAEGQLYFVVPSDTWAVIGLTLVSLLLFWTLRRTWLRGQLAPNVASWVTPSLSARLLEAGWLVAVIVMGAMVFGVPAALSTLLFPAWMSALQARCLQHWIQRTILLGLITFMAAWWLSLWWDQPFAPMLIITHVAMGMLLWGLRLLRVLPGRPGGESRR
- a CDS encoding ABC transporter, with amino-acid sequence MPSADVIVALDQASLGVERALVGPLSLIIPMGARLAITGPNGSGKSLLLKAIAGQVAVFSGDFWRYPKLTLMLLAQESMRRDPWPLSGHDWFAAMGIVPPELPRLAALLPKRIDSLSGGQWQLLRLAAALTPPAGAGVKVPHLVMLDEPANHLDQAVKQIAVELMKELSQNVTLLMTGHDRGMIDACGAKSLPLEACLDAA
- a CDS encoding ABC transporter substrate-binding protein; its protein translation is MRLMLKRSVGALALTLLISLPFPALATLNIVATTASLGMLANEVGGDQVSVTVLAAPDRDAHYLDARPSFMAALRRADVLLEVGAGLEEGWLPAAQRGAANPAVNSGRDTHFVSANILPLRRSITMDGPNVGHVHAEGNPHFNVDPLRMATLGEALARRLAQLDPEHAEDYRSRADVLARALHDEAKELAAGVAEQRIVVYHEDLDYLEEWLPVNVVGYLEPAPGIPPGARHLRELVDELQGTAGRVLYANFQPARGAEFLQRYLAWPASSVPLEPQTPTLEGYLTLMRTWVDALEAH